The sequence below is a genomic window from Methanoculleus sp. 7T.
AAAAAAGGCAGGGCTGATCCGCCCTGCATCAGATCTCTTTTCGGGCTGGGTTTTACCGGTTCACTTCAAGGAGGGCGACCCTCTCAAGGACGAGAGGGCGAATACGCCCGCCGGCAGCGTCTATCTCCTCGGGCGTGACGCCGTAGCGCTCCATCAGGCGGCGCTGCTTCTCCTCGTCGATCCCATCCCAGTCCTCCTCCGTCCAGGCGAGGACTCTGCCGAGCGCGGCCGCAGCCGCCTCAGACGGCGGGCAGAGGCAGACATAGCAGCGGTTCGTCC
It includes:
- the cgi121 gene encoding KEOPS complex subunit Cgi121 codes for the protein DADELAGKVHAAKAVRHALRAWQEGRAIANTLEMEALLYAAGTRQCRVATGIGLHVGTNRCYVCLCPPSEAAAAALGRVLAWTEEDWDGIDEEKQRRLMERYGVTPEEIDAAGGRIRPLVLERVALLEVNR